A single window of Sphingobacterium sp. ML3W DNA harbors:
- a CDS encoding aromatic amino acid hydroxylase, producing the protein METYGNPVLERLPLHLKRFIVPQYYERYTAIDQAVWRYVMRQNYAYLRDIAYYPYIPGLRKAGLSIEQIPDLRAMNDSLKQIGWGAATVDGFIPPAAFMEFQAYRVLVVAADIRQIEHIEYTPAPDIIHESSGHAPIIGEPEYAEYLQYFGEIGTKAMFSEKDFELYEAIRNLSILKESNRTTAEQLAAAEKQLTVIQDNMGEPSEMALLSRLHWWTVEYGLIGTIANPKIYGAGLLSSIGESASCMRIEVPKLPYCLSALAYSYDITKPQPQLFVTPDFKHLRHVLDQFADTMSFRIGGKIGLEKAIACKNPCTLVYSSGLQVTGVFQAGIASTEIQYIKTVGPTALAYADKQLEGHGKTYHAAGFGSPVGLLLDAEKAMENFDEADLERYGIEIDERAFLTFASGIEVRGVVRSIVRQNQKIQLITLSPCQVVDSKTCQILFDPEWGTYDMAVGEKIVSVFCGAADKEAYEQGTAVSATRTVIQELDPQSRAKDQLYGMIRKKRIGEERDVTLAEIYHSIKRDFPIDWLAYIETLEMAIHDEDLPLADEIEKQLQDIINAHQHLTKLILDGVHLAKNDQIALLLGE; encoded by the coding sequence ATGGAAACATATGGTAACCCAGTATTAGAGCGTTTACCCCTTCATTTGAAGCGCTTTATAGTACCACAATATTATGAACGTTATACGGCTATCGATCAGGCCGTATGGCGCTATGTCATGCGTCAGAATTATGCCTATCTCCGTGATATCGCTTATTACCCTTATATCCCCGGTTTGCGCAAAGCAGGTTTGAGTATTGAGCAGATACCAGATCTTCGTGCTATGAACGATAGCCTTAAGCAGATCGGTTGGGGAGCAGCAACCGTGGATGGTTTTATTCCGCCCGCAGCTTTTATGGAGTTTCAGGCTTATCGTGTACTCGTAGTAGCAGCAGATATACGTCAGATTGAGCATATTGAATATACCCCAGCACCAGATATCATTCATGAATCTTCTGGTCATGCCCCCATCATTGGAGAACCCGAATATGCTGAATATCTACAGTATTTTGGTGAAATTGGGACTAAAGCCATGTTTTCGGAAAAAGACTTTGAACTCTATGAAGCTATTCGTAATCTCTCCATCCTAAAGGAAAGTAATCGGACCACTGCCGAACAACTCGCTGCCGCTGAAAAACAATTGACCGTTATTCAAGATAATATGGGCGAACCTTCTGAGATGGCATTGCTGAGTAGGTTGCATTGGTGGACCGTAGAATATGGATTGATCGGTACGATAGCTAATCCGAAAATCTATGGAGCTGGTTTGTTATCTTCGATAGGCGAAAGTGCGTCTTGTATGCGTATTGAAGTTCCCAAGTTACCTTACTGTTTATCGGCTTTAGCATATTCATACGATATAACCAAGCCACAGCCACAATTGTTTGTGACTCCAGATTTCAAACACTTACGCCATGTATTGGACCAATTTGCAGATACGATGTCTTTTAGGATAGGAGGGAAAATAGGTTTAGAAAAAGCCATTGCTTGTAAAAATCCGTGTACCCTTGTATACAGTTCCGGATTGCAGGTAACTGGGGTTTTTCAAGCCGGTATCGCCAGCACTGAAATCCAATATATCAAAACAGTTGGACCCACGGCTTTGGCTTATGCAGACAAACAATTGGAAGGCCATGGGAAAACTTACCATGCGGCAGGGTTTGGCTCTCCTGTGGGACTTTTGCTGGACGCAGAGAAGGCAATGGAAAATTTTGATGAGGCAGATTTGGAACGTTATGGTATTGAAATAGACGAGCGCGCCTTTTTAACATTTGCTTCCGGGATTGAAGTGAGAGGAGTGGTTAGGTCGATTGTACGACAGAACCAAAAAATTCAGTTGATAACCCTTTCACCCTGCCAAGTTGTCGATAGCAAAACCTGTCAGATTTTATTTGATCCAGAATGGGGAACCTACGATATGGCTGTGGGGGAAAAGATTGTTTCTGTGTTTTGTGGTGCTGCAGATAAAGAAGCCTATGAACAGGGAACTGCTGTGTCCGCAACCAGAACCGTTATACAAGAACTAGATCCACAATCTAGAGCGAAGGATCAGCTTTACGGCATGATTCGAAAAAAAAGAATAGGCGAAGAGCGAGACGTGACCCTAGCAGAAATTTATCACAGTATCAAACGTGATTTTCCGATAGATTGGCTTGCCTATATCGAAACCTTAGAAATGGCTATTCACGACGAGGACCTTCCTTTAGCCGATGAAATTGAAAAACAACTTCAGGATATTATCAACGCTCACCAACATTTAACTAAACTGATATTGGATGGTGTACATTTAGCGAAAAATGATCAGATTGCATTATTGTTAGGGGAGTAA
- a CDS encoding GNAT family N-acetyltransferase: MVKFSIQEPLENNKLRLVPLQDTDFEVLYAVAKDPKVWEQHPNKNRFERPVFQTFFEGALQSKGAYLVQDKATGTVLGSTRFYNYNADDNSIFIGYTFYGTETWGMGINPQVKKMMLDYIFDFVAIVYFHVGNANERSKIAMEKLGAKNIGLEEIAYHGEPNRINVRYAIRKEDYRQA; the protein is encoded by the coding sequence ATGGTGAAATTTTCTATTCAAGAACCTCTCGAAAACAACAAGCTTAGACTAGTTCCACTTCAGGATACCGATTTTGAAGTATTATATGCCGTAGCAAAAGACCCAAAAGTATGGGAGCAGCATCCCAATAAAAATAGATTTGAGCGGCCTGTCTTTCAAACCTTCTTTGAAGGTGCATTGCAGAGTAAAGGCGCCTATCTGGTTCAAGATAAAGCAACAGGAACGGTATTGGGAAGTACCCGTTTTTACAATTATAATGCAGACGATAATAGTATTTTCATTGGTTATACATTTTATGGGACCGAGACTTGGGGAATGGGCATTAATCCGCAGGTGAAAAAGATGATGCTTGATTATATATTTGATTTTGTAGCTATCGTCTATTTTCATGTGGGCAATGCAAATGAAAGATCGAAGATAGCAATGGAAAAATTAGGAGCAAAAAATATAGGACTTGAAGAAATAGCCTATCATGGCGAACCTAATCGCATCAATGTGAGGTACGCAATCAGAAAAGAAGATTATCGACAGGCGTAA
- a CDS encoding beta-ketoacyl-ACP synthase III yields the protein MNTTLPNKLYAAITAIGGYIPQNKRTNSDLEKVCDTNDEWIIKRTGIKERRILEDDLATSDMAVRAIEDLAKQYNKNLHEVDAILVATSTPDMPMPATANIIAEKLGLNNVWAFDINAACSGFLYALDMGASLVETGRYKNVLIVGADNISTYVDIHDRSTNILFGDGAGVVLLEPSVEGGIMDAYMRSNGDGRAFLNIEAGGTQFPIKLSDTDTQKRYLRQDGKTVFKQAVQSMSDACTQVMKRNNLTVEDINWVVPHQANQRIIDAVGRSLSIPEGRTLSNIEYLGNTIAATIPLCIWENVKLMKTGDIVMLTAFGAGFSWGASLFRWMI from the coding sequence ATGAATACAACTCTTCCGAATAAACTATACGCTGCAATTACCGCAATTGGAGGTTATATCCCTCAAAATAAACGAACAAATTCTGACTTAGAAAAAGTATGTGATACGAATGATGAATGGATCATCAAAAGAACTGGAATTAAAGAACGTCGCATTTTAGAAGATGATTTAGCGACATCAGATATGGCAGTTCGTGCAATTGAAGATCTAGCGAAGCAGTATAATAAGAACTTACATGAGGTTGATGCTATTTTGGTAGCTACATCAACTCCTGATATGCCCATGCCTGCAACAGCGAATATCATTGCCGAAAAACTTGGACTTAACAATGTTTGGGCTTTTGACATCAATGCTGCTTGTTCAGGTTTCTTATATGCTTTGGATATGGGAGCATCACTCGTGGAAACAGGTCGCTATAAAAACGTATTGATTGTTGGCGCAGATAACATCAGCACCTATGTCGATATCCATGACCGCTCGACCAACATTCTATTTGGAGATGGTGCTGGAGTCGTATTATTGGAACCTTCTGTTGAGGGGGGCATTATGGATGCTTACATGCGAAGTAATGGTGATGGACGAGCTTTTTTAAATATTGAAGCTGGTGGCACCCAATTCCCTATCAAGTTATCGGATACCGATACACAGAAAAGATACCTACGTCAAGATGGTAAAACGGTTTTTAAACAAGCTGTTCAATCTATGAGTGATGCTTGTACACAGGTGATGAAACGTAATAATCTCACTGTGGAGGATATCAACTGGGTAGTACCACATCAAGCAAACCAACGCATCATAGATGCTGTAGGCCGATCGTTGAGCATCCCAGAAGGTCGTACCTTAAGCAATATCGAATACTTAGGCAATACCATTGCTGCAACTATTCCATTATGTATATGGGAAAATGTAAAACTGATGAAAACTGGTGACATTGTCATGTTAACAGCTTTTGGCGCTGGTTTTTCTTGGGGAGCAAGCCTATTCCGTTGGATGATATAA
- a CDS encoding sodium/sugar symporter, with amino-acid sequence MNNILATKDYLVFFIYFIIVSGYGIWVYRQKKSKIDGPDSKDYFLAEGSLTWWAIGASLIASNISAEQFIGMSGSGFKMGLAIATYEWMAAVTLIIVAVFFIPVYLKNKIFTMPQFLHQRYNGTVAMIMAVFWLMLYVVVNLTSILYLGALAVSSISGFGLELCMYAIACFAVIITLGGMRVIGFTDVIQVFFLILGGLATTYLALKLVAESYGSEGVFQGYKIMTEKATSHFHMILHQDNENYLDLPGLTVLVGGMWIVNLNYWGCNQYITQRALGADLKTARNGILFAAFLKLLMPIIVVLPGIAAYVLWKDGMFQTEMLQHGEVNPDRAYPVLLNLLPSGLKGLSFAALTAAVVASLAGKSNSIATIFSLDIYQKIFNKKASEKQLVNVGKITIIVSMVLAVIIAPHLGIDSKGGFQYIQEYTGFVSPGIFAMFILGFFWKKTTSNAALFATIGGFILSVFFKFLPNYADLSFLNASGFSVLNPASGLYEIPFLDRMGFVFVICIIGMLIISLIDQRNGVVSKGLEVDRTMFKPHTGFIVGALLIILLTTALYMIYW; translated from the coding sequence ATGAATAATATTTTAGCAACCAAAGATTACCTGGTCTTTTTCATCTACTTTATCATTGTATCAGGATATGGTATCTGGGTCTATCGACAGAAAAAAAGTAAGATCGATGGTCCAGATTCTAAAGATTATTTTTTAGCAGAAGGCTCACTCACTTGGTGGGCCATAGGTGCATCACTGATTGCTTCAAATATTTCTGCAGAACAGTTCATTGGCATGAGTGGCTCGGGTTTTAAAATGGGTCTTGCCATTGCAACTTACGAATGGATGGCGGCCGTGACATTGATTATCGTTGCGGTATTCTTTATTCCGGTCTATCTTAAAAATAAGATATTCACGATGCCTCAATTTTTACATCAGCGCTATAATGGCACTGTAGCGATGATCATGGCTGTTTTCTGGTTGATGCTCTATGTCGTAGTCAACCTGACTTCCATTCTTTATCTAGGTGCACTCGCTGTGAGTAGTATATCGGGTTTTGGCCTAGAGCTGTGCATGTATGCCATTGCCTGTTTTGCAGTTATCATCACCCTTGGCGGAATGCGGGTAATTGGGTTTACGGATGTAATACAAGTTTTTTTCTTGATCTTAGGTGGATTAGCCACTACGTATTTGGCGCTGAAATTGGTTGCAGAAAGCTATGGTAGTGAAGGGGTTTTTCAAGGGTACAAGATCATGACGGAAAAGGCGACCAGTCATTTTCATATGATCCTACATCAGGATAATGAAAATTATTTGGATCTACCAGGACTTACCGTATTGGTCGGTGGGATGTGGATCGTTAACCTCAATTATTGGGGATGTAATCAATACATTACACAACGGGCTTTAGGAGCAGACCTTAAAACCGCTAGAAATGGAATTTTGTTTGCGGCCTTCTTGAAGCTATTGATGCCGATTATTGTGGTATTACCGGGTATTGCGGCTTATGTACTTTGGAAGGATGGGATGTTTCAAACAGAAATGTTGCAGCATGGTGAAGTGAATCCTGACCGGGCTTATCCGGTGTTATTAAACCTTCTTCCCTCAGGTCTTAAGGGCTTATCTTTTGCAGCATTAACTGCGGCAGTAGTGGCTTCTTTAGCTGGAAAATCCAATAGTATCGCAACAATATTTTCGCTGGATATCTATCAAAAGATATTTAATAAAAAAGCAAGTGAAAAACAATTGGTTAATGTTGGTAAGATTACGATCATCGTTTCGATGGTACTTGCCGTTATCATTGCTCCACACTTAGGTATAGATAGCAAAGGCGGATTCCAGTATATTCAAGAGTACACAGGGTTTGTATCACCAGGTATATTTGCCATGTTTATTTTAGGATTCTTTTGGAAAAAAACAACCTCTAATGCAGCTTTATTTGCAACAATAGGGGGATTTATTTTGTCTGTATTTTTTAAATTTTTACCGAATTACGCCGATCTATCATTTCTAAATGCGAGTGGTTTTTCTGTTTTGAATCCAGCAAGTGGGCTGTATGAGATCCCGTTTCTAGATCGCATGGGTTTTGTGTTTGTCATCTGTATCATCGGGATGCTGATTATTAGTTTGATCGACCAAAGGAATGGTGTAGTTTCAAAAGGATTGGAAGTGGATCGTACCATGTTCAAACCGCATACCGGATTTATAGTCGGTGCATTGTTGATTATTTTGCTCACGACCGCATTATATATGATTTACTGGTAG
- the xylA gene encoding xylose isomerase, which yields MKILTGDHVYFKEVEQVKFEGINSDNPLAFRWYDPTRVVAGRTMAEHFKFACAYWHSFNGDGADPFGGRTHFFPWDKKATIMERAKDKMDAAFEFMTKMQLPYYCFHDVDLVDYTDDIHQNERHLGEIVAYAKEKQEKSGVKLLWGTANLFSHHRYMNGASTNPDFHVLAHGGAQVKAAIDATIALGGENYVFWGGREGYMSLLNTNMKREREHLAQFLHMSKDYARKNGFKGTFFIEPKPCEPTKHQYDYDAATVIGFLREFDLMDDFKLNLEVNHATLAGHTFQHELQVAVDAGLLGSIDANRGDHQNGWDTDQFPTDLSELTESLMIILEGGGLQGGGVNFDAKIRRNSTDPLDLFYAHIGGMDNFARALISADNLLQNSPYRELRRERYSSFDKGAGAEFENGKLTLEDLRTYAINEGEPKLISGQQEFMENLVNRYI from the coding sequence ATGAAAATTTTGACAGGAGATCACGTGTACTTTAAAGAAGTAGAACAAGTAAAATTCGAGGGTATAAATTCGGACAATCCCTTGGCCTTTCGTTGGTACGATCCGACACGAGTTGTAGCAGGAAGAACCATGGCAGAGCATTTTAAATTTGCCTGTGCATATTGGCATTCTTTTAACGGAGATGGAGCTGACCCTTTTGGAGGTCGTACTCATTTCTTCCCTTGGGACAAAAAAGCAACGATTATGGAACGTGCAAAAGATAAAATGGATGCCGCTTTCGAGTTCATGACAAAAATGCAACTTCCTTATTATTGTTTTCACGATGTCGATTTAGTGGATTATACGGATGATATCCATCAAAACGAAAGACATTTGGGAGAGATCGTTGCATATGCCAAAGAAAAGCAAGAAAAAAGTGGTGTGAAATTGCTTTGGGGAACAGCGAATCTATTCAGTCACCACCGCTATATGAATGGTGCATCGACCAATCCAGATTTTCATGTCCTAGCACATGGAGGTGCTCAGGTGAAAGCCGCAATCGATGCCACAATTGCATTGGGAGGTGAAAATTATGTGTTCTGGGGTGGTCGTGAAGGGTACATGTCTTTGTTGAACACCAACATGAAAAGAGAACGGGAACATTTAGCACAATTTTTACATATGTCCAAGGACTACGCGCGAAAGAATGGTTTTAAAGGAACATTCTTCATCGAGCCAAAGCCATGCGAACCGACAAAACACCAATATGATTACGATGCGGCGACAGTGATTGGCTTTCTCCGCGAATTTGATCTGATGGATGACTTTAAACTGAATCTAGAAGTCAACCATGCAACACTTGCTGGTCATACTTTCCAACATGAGCTGCAGGTTGCTGTTGATGCTGGTTTATTGGGTTCTATTGATGCCAATCGTGGGGATCATCAAAACGGTTGGGACACCGATCAGTTTCCAACAGATCTATCTGAGTTGACAGAATCACTTATGATCATACTAGAAGGTGGTGGATTGCAAGGAGGTGGTGTAAATTTTGATGCTAAAATCAGACGTAATTCAACAGACCCATTAGACCTATTCTATGCGCATATTGGTGGAATGGATAATTTTGCCCGCGCTTTGATATCTGCTGATAATTTACTGCAAAACTCTCCGTATAGAGAACTACGAAGAGAACGCTATAGCAGTTTTGATAAAGGAGCAGGTGCAGAATTTGAGAATGGTAAATTGACACTAGAGGACCTTCGTACATATGCTATAAATGAAGGAGAACCAAAATTAATAAGTGGACAACAGGAATTTATGGAAAATTTGGTCAACCGTTATATCTAA